One Scomber japonicus isolate fScoJap1 chromosome 1, fScoJap1.pri, whole genome shotgun sequence DNA window includes the following coding sequences:
- the kif7 gene encoding kinesin-like protein kif7, protein MSPKVPGGQGKGDYSAVQVAVRVRPLLPKELLHCHESCITVDSELCRVTLGHDRHFLCDFLFEETCCQEEVYSVSVQPLIDAFFQGFNATVFAYGQTGSGKTYTIGEANISSFRDEEQGIIPRAVADVFKLLDENDLTDFSVRVSYLEVYKEDFKDLLEVETASKDINIREDKGNIVLCGVKECEVEGLDEVLSLLESGNTARHTGATQMNPNSSRSHTIFTLYMDQRRGSSRLYGTATSAGPQMLSSKFHFVDLAGSERILRTGNTGERLKESIQINSGLLALGNVIGALGDPKRKGSHIPYRDSKITRILKDSLGGNSKTLMIACISPSSSDFDESLNTLNYATRARNIQNRATVNCKREPDRVEGLEQQIKALRRALENRQRSETRIIAHADPNRRPRLGEGEISRLQAQSAHYRTCTDTAYRLLRELQGEGALTAEQSLRVKEWLCSVEEERSGLTTASGPDSGIENISTEDSVALRRGRPSAVDERWSHEHEKDGEKEDSIVQLQAQIQRLESENTDFLAALEDAMEQYKQQSDKLQEQQDLITELQCLLSTPGLLGLGFNSRPRPHTAPMSSMQSSLNGGSHRQLQVSTVNYLLNAPCGDQDAGLYEDQMIPGGAEMEDTEEEGSHSNFIRDRRRLVNLTWTKRDMLSAGLAAGGRVLMSHLLEPGQHPNLARKASNSSVGDTSVRESMKGFEGVSEWGLLQAQQKIRELSVTIRMKEELIKELVKTGKDAQALNKQYSHKITALESEAVQARQELQEAQRQLQDLERQEREISATDRTRAQECRRKIAAAQSKVQVLSQRQRDTARLANLPAQSERRVLELERSVWSMRQQQEQLQKRLRQESQQKRRLETEMQRRTHRVKELEIKNEQQQKILKIKTEEIAAFQRQRRSGSNGSVISLEEQQKIEEQKRWLDEEMERVLEQRRGLEGLEGELTKREQILAKKEALLQERSGLETKRLRSSQALSKDLVMLTGRIESLEQELSERNGLLRSSSAQDSQQIRQEISNLRQEKDSLLKQRVELDDKLRQGNLLLPEEERTLFQLDEAIEALDAAIEYKNEAITQRQRQLRASASMLSQWEMNLMAKLSYLSASETRALLCKYFDKVVSLREEERKLQLALAELEMQLDEQQRLVQWLENALDRTQLDTDRRLTQQQREHERSVQLLLQQCREQIDEGLAGRLRQYEGWIHNLSKELNHYKAANLELSNKLREFSSVTQPKEYAKAMLSDGKPAGIGSVERLSRCSEDSQGGRGAAHPDKPLRSREEMRELVNTPLPSTWRRSSLPTEEPAVMDELWLGAPGDVPVNRVIQTGMGSFGGQTSLPVVKSRRESRRSSLSIGTMISNNALIDVRKNPV, encoded by the exons atgTCTCCCAAAGTGCCAGGTGGCCAAGGCAAAGGGGATTATTCTGCAGTGCAGGTAGCAGTTCGTGTGCGTCCCCTGCTGCCCAAAGAGCTCCTGCACTGCCACGAGAGCTGCATCACTGTGGACTCTGAACTTTGTCGGGTTACTCTAGGCCATGACCGACACTTCCTTTGTGACTTTCTGTTCGAGGAAACTTGCTGTCAGGAGGAGGTTTATTCTGTGTCTGTCCAGCCGCTCATAGATGCCTTCTTCCAAGGTTTCAATGCTACAGTCTTTGCCTATGGTCAGACGGGCTCAGGCAAGACTTACACCATTGGAGAGGCTAATATTT CTTCCTttagagatgaggagcagggtATCATTCCCAGGGCTGTTGCAGATGTCTTCAAGCTGCTAGATGAAAATGACCTCACAGACTTCTCGGTCCGAGTCTCCTATTTGGAGGTCTACAAAGAGGATTTCAAGGACTTACTGGAGGTGGAGACTGCAAGCAAGGACATCAACATCCGGGAGGATAAGGGCAACATTG TTTTGTGTGGTGTGAAGGAGTGTGAAGTGGAGGGTCTTGATGAGGTGCTGAGTTTACTAGAATCAGGAAACACAGCAAGGCACACCGGTGCAACTCAGATGAATCCAAACTCGAGCCGGTCTCACACCATTTTTACCTTGTACATGGATCAGCGTCGGGGAAGTTCACGCCTTTATGGGACTGCTACAAGTGCTGGACCTCAAATGTTGTCGTCCAAGTTCCACTTTGTGGACCTGGCTGGCTCAGAGCGCATCTTAAGGACAGGGAACACTGgagagagactgaaagagagCATCCAGATTAACAGTGGTCTTCTGGCATTGGGAAATGTTATAGGGGCACTGGGTGACCCCAAGAGGAAAGGCTCTCATATACCATATAGAGATTCTAAAATCACAAG GATCCTAAAAGACTCTTTAGGAGGAAATTCGAAAACGCTGATGATTGCCTGCATCAGCCCGTCTTCCTCAGACTTTGATGAGAGTCTAAATACACTAAACTATGCCACACGGGCCCGAAACATTCAGAACCGGGCTACAGTCAACTGCAAGCGAGAGCCAGACAGGGTGGAAGGGCTGGAGCAACAAATCAAGGCCCTTCGCAGAGCCCTAGAAAACCGGCAGCGTTCAGAGACTCGCATTATTGCTCACGCTGATCCAAACAGGAGACCTCGACTCGGCGAGGGAGAAATCAGCAGACTGCAAGCTCAGAGTGCCCACTACAGGACTTGCACAGATACTGCATACAG GTTGCTGCGGGAGCTGCAGGGTGAAGGGGCACTGACTGCGGAGCAGAGCCTAAGAGTCAAGGAGTGGCTGTGCTCAGTGGAGGAGGAACGAAGCGGATTGACCACTGCTTCTGGACCAGACAGCGGTATCGAAAACATCTCCACTGAGGACAGTGTTGCATTAAGGAGGGGAAGGCCTTCT gcTGTGGATGAGAGGTGGAGCCATGAACatgagaaagatggagagaaagaggacagTATTGTCCAGCTTCAAGCCCAGATCCAGCGGTTAGAGAGCGAGAACACAGACTTCTTAGCAGCTCTGGAGGACGCCATGGAGCAATACAAACAGCAG AGTGACAAGCTGCAGGAGCAACAGGACCTGATAACAGAGCTTCAGTGTCTGCTGTCTACCCCAGGGCTGCTAGGCCTGGGCTTTAACTCAAGGCCACGGCCACACACCGCCCCTATGAGCTCCATGCAGTCCAGCCTGAATGGAGGCTCACACAGACAG TTACAGGTCAGTACAGTGAACTATCTTCTTAATGCACCTTGTGGTGATCAGGATGCCGGCCTCTATGAGGATCAGATGATCCCTGGAGGAGCAGAAATGGAAGACACAGAAGAAGAGGGCAGTCACTCCAACTTCATCCGGGATAGACGCAG GCTGGTGAATTTGACCTGGACCAAGAGGGACATGCTCTCAGCAGGACTAGCAGCTGGTGGGAGAGTGCTCATGTCTCACCTGCTTGAGCCAGGCCAGCACCCCAATTTAGCCAGAAAAGCAT CCAACTCCAGTGTTGGGGATACATCTGTGCGTGAAAGTATGAAAGGTTTTGAAGGCGTTTCAGAGTGGGGTCTTCTTCAGGCACAGCAGAAGATTCGAGAATTGTCTGTCACCATCCGCATGAAAGAAGAACTCATCAAGGAGCTGGTCAAAACAG GTAAGGATGCTCAGGCCCTGAACAAACAGTACAGCCATAAGATCACAGCTCTGGAGAGTGAGGCTGTGCAGGCACGGCAGGAGCTGCAAGAGGCCCAACGACAGCTGCAGGATCTGGAGCGGCAGGAGAGAGAGATCAGTGCGACAGACAGGACCAGAGCTCAGGAATGTCGCAGGAAGATCGCTGCTGCTCAGAGCAAAGTTCAG gTTCTCAGTCAGCGTCAGAGGGATACTGCTCGTTTAGCTAATCTGCCCGCACAGAGTGAGCGTCGTGTGCTAGAGTTGGAGCGCAGTGTTTGGTCCAtgaggcagcagcaggagcagctgcaAAAACGGCTGCGCCAGGAAAGTCAGCAGAAACGACGTCTGGAGACAGAGATGCAAAGACGAACTCACAGAGTCAAG GAACTTGAGATAAAGAATGAGCAGCAGCAAAAGATCCTGAAGATCAAGACTGAGGAGATCGCTGCCTTCCAGAGGCAGAGACGCAGTGGCAGCAACGGCTCTGTCATCTCATTAGAAGAGCAACAG AAGATTGAGGAACAGAAACGCTGGCTGGATGAGGAGATGGAGCGTGTGCTGGAACAGAGGAGAGGCCTGGAAGGTCTGGAAGGAGAGCTCACTAAACGGGAGCAAATCCTGGCCAAGAAAGAAGCCCTGCTACAGGAACGCAGTGGACTGGAGACGAAGAGGCTCCGCTCCAGTCAG GCCCTGAGTAAAGATCTGGTGATGCTAACAGGGCGTATCGAGTCTCTTGAGCAAGAGCTGAGTGAGAGGAACGGTCTCCTTCGCAGCAGCAGTGCTCAGGACTCTCAACAGATTCGCCAAGAAATCTCCAACCTGCGTCAAGAGAAAGATTCACTGCTTAAACAGAGAGTGGAGCTGGATGATAAGCTGCGGCAGGGAAATCTGCTCTTGCCTGAG GAGGAGCGAACCCTTTTCCAGCTGGACGAGGCAATCGAGGCTCTGGATGCAGCTATTGAGTACAAGAATGAGGCCATCACTCAGAGACAGAGGCAGCTCAGGGCTTCTGCCAGCATGCTCTCCCAGTGGGAGATGAATCTGATGGCCAAACTCAGCTACCTGTCTGCCTCTGAGACCAGAGCTCTGCTGTGCAAGTACTTCGACAAG GTGGTGTCTCTGCGTGAAGAAGAGCGTAAGCTACAACTTGCCCTCGCCGAGCTGGAAATGCAACTAGATGAGCAGCAGAGGCTGGTGCAGTGGCTGGAGAACGCTCTTGATCGAACACAACTCGACACGGATCGCAGGCTCACACAACAGCAGAGGGAACATGAAAGGAGTGTGCAGCTCTTACTGCAGCAGTGCCGTG AGCAAATAGATGAGGGCCTAGCAGGAAGGCTGCGGCAATACGAGGGATGGATTCATAACCTCAGCAAGGAGCTTAACCACTACAAGGCGGCAAATCTGGAACTAAGCAACAAATTGAGAGAGTTCAGTTCAGTCACCCAGCCAAAGGAGTATGCTAAAG
- the LOC128357785 gene encoding fibulin-7 has translation MFASPATVITLLSFCSLHTTFGQDCPSRQEIQGSLKQVQKLLSAHEASYLQSLRNLKKKINLLQSNAGKQTTRVINSTCPKLDVPNNGRKLGKSHSVGHEVHFLCDPGYELLGSESRVCQESLAWSGQQPACRDINECVSSPCLNGGTCVDEVNQFSCVCAKGWAGATCQSPVPTFFVTMTNTSAATSPATAAASTLPAATTGPFVRPSRCTMVQGTTHCTCEPGYTISGRDSNICTDIDECELFHNGQAGRLCLHACINTPGGYRCSCPAGYNVTRDGRSCKDIDECATRQNNCTKDQMCINTYGGFQCVRVDCPKIPNATYVKTSPMRCERNPCPVDNKACSQAPNSFSYHYLAVVSNLSAPRVMFRVSALRPLGDTLRFSLLGGRQARRHFTVQRSDRLTGQLMLVSPVQGPATLEAEVEMSELEKRVQLGRYITKVTMFVSPYEF, from the exons ATGTTTGCGTCACCTGCGACTGTCATCACTTTGCTGAGTTTCTGTTCTCTGCATACTACTTTTGGACAG GACTGTCCTAGTAGACAGGAAATACAGGGATCACTGAAGCAGGTTCAAAAGCTTCTCTCAGCCCATGAGGCCTCGTACTTGCAGAGTTTACGCaacctgaaaaagaaaataaacctgCTGCAGAGCAATGCAGGAAAGCAGACAACAAGAGTCATTAACA GTACCTGTCCAAAACTGGATGTGCCCAACAATGGGAGGAAACTCGGCAAATCGCACAGTGTGGGTCATGAGGTTCATTTCCTGTGTGACCCAGGATATGAGCTGTTGGGATCAGAGAGCAGGGTTTGTCAGGAAAGTCTGGCCTGGAGCGGGCAGCAGCCTGCCTGCCGAG ACATCAATGAATGTGTGTCCTCTCCATGCCTGAATGGTGGGACATGTGTGGATGAAGTGAATCAGTTCTCTTGTGTCTGTGCCAAAGGCTGGGCTGGAGCAACCTGTCAGAGCCCTGTGCCAACAT TCTTTGTCACCATGACAAACACCTCTGCCGCCACCTCGCCAGCCACCGCTGCTGCTTCTACTTTACCAGCTGCCACCACTGGGCCCTTTGTTCGTCCATCACGTTGCACTATGGTCCAGGGGACCACCCACTGCACCTGTGAGCCAGGATACACCATCTCTGGCAGAGACAGCAACATCTGCACTG ATATAGATGAATGTGAGCTGTTCCATAACGGACAGGCTGGGAGGCTATGTTTACATGCTTGTATTAACACCCCTGGAGGATACCGCTGTTCCTGTCCTGCTGGATACAATGTGACCCGTGATGGGCGCAGCTGCAAAg ACATTGATGAGTGTGCCACCAGACAAAACAACTGCACAAAGGACCAGATGTGCATTAACACATACGGTGGTTTCCAGTGTGTCCGTGTGGACTGCCCCAAAATCCCTAATGCTACATATGTCAAAACATCACCAAT gcgTTGTGAACGTAACCCTTGTCCTGTGGACAACAAGGCATGTTCTCAGGCCCCCAACTCCTTTTCCTACCATTACCTGGCTGTTGTATCCAACTTGTCAGCTCCCCGCGTCATGTTCCGGGTTTCAGCGTTGCGGCCATTGGGTGACACGCTTCGATTCTCCCTGCTGGGGGGAAGGCAAGCTCGGCGCCACTTCACAGTCCAGCGTTCAGACCGTCTGACAGGTCAGCTGATGCTGGTGAGCCCTGTGCAGGGTCCTGCCACTCTGGAGGCTGAAGTGGAAATGAGCGAGCTGGAGAAACGAGTACAGCTGGGGAGGTATATCACCAAAGTTACCATGTTCGTTTCCCCAtatgagttttaa